The following coding sequences lie in one Vibrio splendidus genomic window:
- the uraH gene encoding hydroxyisourate hydrolase has product MGRLTTHVLDTTHGLPGTEIKVELYKVNEDSTEKLATVITNSDGRTDAPILAGNDFRPGKYQLVFYVADYYKSKGVELDGVPFLDDVVIRFGLDDPEAHYHVPLLVSPYSFSTYRGS; this is encoded by the coding sequence ATGGGAAGATTAACAACACACGTATTAGACACCACGCACGGCTTACCGGGCACAGAGATCAAAGTAGAGCTTTATAAGGTCAATGAAGACTCAACAGAAAAGCTGGCGACGGTGATCACCAACTCCGATGGCCGAACCGATGCGCCGATTCTGGCAGGGAATGATTTCCGTCCGGGGAAGTATCAATTGGTGTTCTACGTAGCGGATTACTACAAAAGCAAGGGTGTGGAATTGGATGGCGTGCCTTTCCTAGACGATGTGGTGATTCGTTTCGGCTTAGATGATCCAGAAGCGCATTATCACGTTCCTCTTCTCGTCTCGCCGTACAGTTTCTCCACCTATCGGGGCAGTTAG
- the puuE gene encoding allantoinase PuuE: MNKDYSRNLIGYGANPPNPQWPGNARVAVSFVLNYEEGGERCLLHGDDESEAFLSEIPSAQPIKGERHISMESIYEYGSRVGVWRVLRLFDEYEIPLTVFAVAMAIERHPDVAKAMVEAGHEICSHGYRWIDYQYIDESEERDHMTKAIEIIQQVTGQRPQGWYTGRTGPNTRRLVAEEGGFLYDSDAYDDDLPYWHTETGHPQLVIPYTLDVNDMRFSTAQGFNSGEQFFLYLKDTFDTLYMEGETAPKMMSVGLHCRLIGRPGRIAALRRFLDYVKQHDRVWLCRRIDIANHWHQHHPYQPNNANHQPQK, from the coding sequence ATGAATAAGGATTATTCAAGAAATTTGATCGGTTACGGAGCTAACCCTCCAAACCCTCAATGGCCAGGTAATGCGCGCGTCGCGGTTTCTTTTGTATTGAACTATGAAGAGGGCGGTGAGCGTTGTTTGTTACATGGAGACGACGAGTCTGAAGCTTTTCTTTCAGAGATCCCGTCCGCACAGCCGATCAAAGGCGAACGTCACATCAGCATGGAATCTATCTATGAATATGGTAGCCGTGTAGGTGTGTGGCGTGTTCTTCGCTTGTTCGATGAATATGAAATCCCACTGACCGTATTTGCTGTCGCAATGGCGATTGAGCGTCACCCAGACGTTGCCAAAGCCATGGTCGAAGCCGGTCACGAAATCTGTAGCCACGGTTATCGCTGGATAGACTATCAATACATTGATGAGTCTGAAGAGCGCGACCACATGACCAAAGCGATTGAAATCATCCAACAAGTGACGGGGCAACGCCCGCAAGGTTGGTACACAGGTCGAACGGGTCCAAATACGCGTCGTTTGGTTGCAGAAGAGGGCGGTTTTCTTTACGACTCGGATGCCTATGATGATGACCTGCCTTATTGGCACACCGAGACCGGTCATCCGCAACTGGTGATCCCTTACACACTCGATGTGAACGACATGCGTTTTTCAACCGCGCAAGGCTTCAACTCGGGTGAGCAGTTCTTCCTGTATCTGAAAGACACGTTTGACACCCTTTATATGGAAGGTGAAACCGCACCGAAAATGATGTCGGTTGGGCTTCACTGTCGTTTGATTGGTCGCCCCGGTCGTATTGCTGCATTAAGACGTTTCTTAGATTACGTCAAACAGCACGACAGAGTGTGGTTGTGTCGTCGAATTGATATTGCTAACCATTGGCACCAACATCATCCATATCAACCAAATAACGCTAATCATCAACCGCAAAAGTAG
- a CDS encoding NCS2 family permease codes for MSESKTEILNQDANNGILEKLFKIKAHGSSVKDELMGGVTTFATMAYIIFVNPQIMAASGMDAGAVFVATCIGAAIGCLLMGLFANWPVGLAPGMGLNAFFSFTVVSEMGYTWEVALGAVFISGILFVGMSFYKVRQWIIESIPVSLRYAMTAGVGLFLGLIGLKTAGIVVENPATLVSLGDFTKPEALLAAIAFLIIAVLSERKIFGAVLIGILSVTLVGMMLGLVHYNGFFAAPPSLAPTFLKMDIMGALDVSMISVILAFLFVNMFDTAGTLMGVAERANLTNPETGKIEGLSKALKADSISSVAGACVGCPPVTSYVESAAGVAAGARTGLSAIVVGVLFLAAIFLSPLAGMIPAYATSGALIYVAFVMMSSMQHVDWKDFTNGAPAAITALMMPLTFSIANGIALGFITYTVLKLATGKTKDVSISMYFLAAIFVAKLVFIG; via the coding sequence ATGAGTGAGAGTAAAACAGAAATACTCAACCAAGACGCGAATAACGGAATTTTAGAGAAACTCTTTAAAATTAAGGCCCACGGAAGCAGCGTGAAAGATGAATTAATGGGGGGTGTGACTACCTTCGCCACTATGGCTTACATTATCTTCGTTAACCCACAAATTATGGCCGCATCGGGTATGGATGCAGGGGCGGTATTCGTCGCAACCTGTATTGGTGCTGCGATCGGTTGTTTGTTAATGGGGTTATTTGCGAACTGGCCTGTCGGCCTTGCACCAGGCATGGGCTTGAATGCCTTCTTCTCATTCACGGTAGTAAGCGAAATGGGCTACACCTGGGAAGTGGCGTTGGGTGCGGTGTTTATCTCCGGCATCTTGTTTGTCGGGATGAGTTTCTACAAGGTTCGACAATGGATAATCGAAAGTATTCCGGTGAGTCTGCGCTATGCCATGACAGCGGGCGTTGGCCTATTTTTAGGTCTAATTGGCCTTAAAACAGCGGGCATCGTCGTCGAAAACCCAGCGACTTTGGTTTCTTTAGGGGATTTTACTAAACCTGAAGCTCTACTGGCCGCTATCGCCTTCTTGATCATCGCGGTACTCAGTGAGCGTAAAATATTTGGTGCCGTGTTAATCGGAATTTTGAGTGTGACTCTGGTCGGCATGATGCTTGGCTTAGTTCATTACAACGGCTTCTTCGCAGCGCCACCAAGCTTAGCGCCTACGTTCCTTAAAATGGACATTATGGGTGCGCTTGATGTTTCGATGATCAGCGTTATCTTGGCTTTCCTTTTCGTCAACATGTTCGATACCGCAGGTACTTTGATGGGCGTGGCTGAGCGTGCAAATCTGACGAACCCTGAGACAGGCAAGATCGAAGGACTAAGCAAAGCGCTGAAAGCCGACAGTATCTCAAGCGTGGCAGGTGCGTGTGTGGGTTGTCCGCCAGTCACCAGTTACGTAGAAAGTGCCGCAGGCGTTGCAGCAGGCGCGCGAACTGGCTTATCAGCGATTGTGGTTGGCGTGTTGTTCTTAGCGGCGATTTTCCTATCGCCACTTGCAGGCATGATCCCCGCTTACGCAACCTCTGGCGCGCTGATTTACGTAGCGTTCGTAATGATGAGCAGCATGCAACACGTTGATTGGAAAGACTTCACCAACGGTGCACCTGCAGCTATTACTGCCCTGATGATGCCACTGACATTCTCTATCGCAAATGGTATCGCACTGGGTTTCATTACCTACACGGTATTGAAATTAGCGACAGGCAAAACAAAAGACGTATCAATTTCGATGTACTTCCTAGCCGCGATTTTTGTCGCGAAGCTCGTGTTCATCGGTTAA
- the uraD gene encoding 2-oxo-4-hydroxy-4-carboxy-5-ureidoimidazoline decarboxylase: protein MTEFRSCRPTTMDRDAFVAHFADVYEHSPWVAELVYDQGLNAEDDHIENLHLKMASTLLSADQGKQLALINAHPDLAGRAAVNGELTESSTKEQAGAGIDQCNAEEFKKFTSYNNSYKSRFNFPFIMAVKGANRYQILESFEMRLGNDSETEFATAIQEINKIAMFRLWDM from the coding sequence GTGACTGAATTTCGATCATGCCGACCAACAACCATGGACCGCGATGCCTTTGTCGCTCATTTTGCTGATGTCTACGAACACAGCCCGTGGGTTGCAGAACTGGTGTATGACCAAGGTTTGAATGCCGAAGACGATCATATCGAGAATCTTCATCTGAAAATGGCATCGACCTTGTTAAGTGCAGACCAAGGCAAACAGTTGGCTTTGATCAACGCTCACCCGGATTTAGCCGGTCGAGCAGCCGTAAACGGCGAACTCACAGAGTCGTCGACCAAAGAACAAGCGGGGGCGGGCATCGACCAATGCAACGCCGAAGAATTTAAAAAATTCACTTCTTACAACAACAGCTACAAAAGTCGCTTCAATTTCCCTTTTATCATGGCGGTGAAGGGAGCCAATCGTTACCAAATTCTTGAGTCGTTCGAGATGCGATTAGGAAATGATAGTGAAACTGAGTTTGCTACGGCGATTCAAGAGATCAACAAGATCGCGATGTTTCGTCTCTGGGATATGTAA